From Bacteroidota bacterium, one genomic window encodes:
- a CDS encoding type I restriction-modification system subunit M N-terminal domain-containing protein, whose translation MLTDPILKSKVDALWDKFWSGGIANPITAIEQMSYLIFLKRLEDMDNARSAAARRRVGRSDTSSSNERTDSSLYKSIFKGNEECRWSYWSQLTD comes from the coding sequence ATGTTAACCGATCCAATTTTAAAAAGTAAAGTAGATGCGTTGTGGGATAAGTTTTGGTCAGGCGGTATAGCCAACCCTATCACTGCTATCGAGCAGATGTCGTATCTAATATTCCTTAAGCGGTTGGAGGATATGGACAATGCGCGCTCGGCGGCAGCTAGGAGGCGTGTAGGACGAAGTGATACTTCGTCTTCAAATGAGCGAACTGACAGTTCGCTCTACAAGTCAATATTTAAAGGTAATGAAGAATGCCGCTGGTCGTACTGGAGTCAGTTGACGGATTAA